A region of the bacterium genome:
CCACCGTACGCAATTTCAAGGCGGCCATCGAGAAGGGCGGTGGCAAAGTGGTGCTCATCAACGACACCGATTGGCCGCGGGTCAGTGGCTATTTCACCAAGAACGGAGCGGAGACGTGGGTGTACGTCATGCCGCGCGATCTGGTGTATGGCTATACGATCTACATCGTAGAGCAGGAGGAGATGAAGCAGGAGATCACGTCGAACGTGATGATGGATTCCCTGAACGCGACCGGACGGATCGCTCTGGCGATCACTTTCGACACGGGCAAGTCAACCATCAAGGACGAGTCTCAACCGATTCTCGAGCAAATGGTGGATTTGATGAAGAACAATCCGGAGTTGAAGGTGGAGATCCAGGGGCACACGGACAACGTGGGCAAGGCGGATGCCAATCTGAAGTTGTCCGACGAGCGCGCGCAGGCCGTGATGAGAGTTCTCCTTGACCATGAAATTGCCGCGGATCGAATGACGGCGAAGGGCTACGGGGACACCCGACCGGTGGCCGACAACGCGACGGATGAAGGCAAGGCGAAGAATCGCCGCGTGGAGCTGGTCAAGAAATAGGTGGCCGGACTGCACCTCGCATCCTCCCCATCGCGGAAAGATAATAAAGAAGTCCGAAGCCATTGCCGAAGGTTCACAACACCGAATGATGTACGATGACACACAACCGTAACCGATTCCCGTGGCGATTCCTGGCGTTGGCGTTGAGCTTGGTCGTGAGTGCGAACGCGACGGAACCGAGGATTTCCGTGCCGGTTTTCGACCGTATTCAGGAGCCGCGCGAGGGAGCCTTCAGCATGATCGTACCTCATGGATGGAAGGTGGAAGGCGGAATCCTGCGGTTCGATCCAACCGCAATGGGCGGGGCAGCCCAGTCCATCGAAGCCAAACTGGACCTGACCATCAAACGGGACGATGCGGGAACCGTTTTGGGGCGCGTTCTGCCGGATATGCGCTATGCGGACATTGGGGCGGCCAATCCCATGCTGGCCGGTATGTTCCCGCCCGGCAGCAACTACAACGGCATGCTCGTCGCACCGTGCCCCACGGCGCAGGCGTTCATCACTCAAATGGCATTTCCCTACGTCCATCCGGCGGCACAAGGAGTGAGGGTCGTACAAACGCATCCGGCAAACGAACTGGCGCAGCGCTATCAGCAGTCACTGGCCGCTCTGCCGCTACCGGCTCCGCCCGTCTGCGGTGCCGGAGTGGTCATTCTGGAATACGCGGAGGGAGGGATCGCCTTCAAGGAGGTGTGGTCGGCCGTGATCGTCAACTGGGGACAGACCGCGGCGGGGATGTGGGAGAACAAGGAGACGCGCTTCATGCGAACGCCCGCCGGCGAATTCGATCAATGGATTCCCGTTTTCGCGGCTATGCAGGCGAGTGTCCAAGTCAATCCGAAATGGCTGGCGGGAGAAATCCAGGGTCAGATCACTCGCGGTCAGATCGTGATGGACACTCAACGGGAGATTCAGCGGATCGAACGGGAGATGGTCGAGAACCGAAAACGGGTGAATGCGGAGATTCAGAACTCGATGTATCTTACCCTGACCGGACAGGAGGATTTCAAGAATCCTTTCACCGGCGAATACGAAACCCGACCGTCCGAATTGGGGAAGTTTCGCTGGGTGAACGATCTTGGACAGGAAGTCTACTCCGATGACAATTCCTACGATCCCAATACGGACGTCAACTTGTACCATAAGGGCTTCCAGCGCAGCCAATCCCGGCCATAGTGCCAATCCCTCACCATATTGGGTGGTATGCTACCTACTCCCCACCCGCCAGAATCGAGGGAAATCTACACGGTATTTCGTTTCCGAGGACTATTCCGGAGGAACCACGACTCTGCGCGGGTGAATAATACTCTTCTTGAAAACGGACCCAATGAAAACAACGTGATATGTTCCGCAACAATCTTTATGGTTAACAACGAATCTGTTGATTCTGGAGTGCGGCTTCCGTAGATTCTGCAGGAGACTTCCACTGCGTTCGTAGAACCGGGGCTGGACTTCCGGTGTGCAAGATGACAGGCGACCCGTGTGGACAGGTAGCGGGAGGTGGCCTGTTTTTTTTGGAATGACGGAAGGCGGCGGCATTCCGTTTGTCGAGATGGTACCTGCCGGTCAAGAGCAGGGCAACACACGCGATTTTAGCTTCCGCGATGGAAGCCCACCGTTTCAGGGGATGCAGCATCGCCGCCACTCGAGCTGCAGCTTGGGAAAGTCCGGATGATTCGGAACGTAAAGATCGGTGGATCATAAGTAGACAATTGCAGAATAGTCGGAGGACATTGGAATGTTGCGCGCCGCTTTTCTATTCGTTACACTGACAGCTCTGGTGGGCGTTGCCATGGCAGTTCCGGGGGAGGATTGTTCCGATCCATTTGACGTCACGTCGCTGCCCGTCGTGCTCAGTGGGAACACCTGCAGCTTTCTGGATGATTACGAATGGGCGTGTCCGTATGAAACCGAGGCGGTGGACGTCGTCTATCGCTACGTGCCATCCATCGGACAGAATGTGAACTTCAGTCTGTGCTCGGCCTCCTACGACACCAAGCTGTTTGTTTTCGAGAATTCCTGCAGCAGTGATCCCATCGCGTGCGACGACGACGGATCGGGATTCTGCGCCGATGCGAGTCATGCCTTCATCCAAGGTCTGGCTCTTACGGCGGGTTACACGTACTTCATCGTGGTGGAAGGCGGTTACGGATTCCAGTGCGGTGACTACGAGTTGACGATCTCCGAGCACTACCCCGACCGGCCTTGCCAGTCCTGCACGCCCGTGGACGCCGATTTGGGGAGCATCACCAGCATAACTTGCGGGGACAGCATCTCAGGCAACTTGGGCTCGGGCGGCAAGTGGGTGGCCAGTTTCACGGGGGAAGCGGGCGTCACCTATGTTTGGGACTTGTGCCCGGGAGGAACGTGTCCGGGATACGACAACTTCGGTTCGGATCCCGATTTCATTATTCTGGACGAGACGTGCAGTATCCTGGAATGGACGGATGGTCAGGAATGGTGTTCCTACCGACCGGATGAATGGACGTGGGCTTGTCAAGCGAACGGAACCTACTATATCGTAGTCGGATCGTATCCGTCCATTTCGGACGACACCTTGACCTGCAACGGGACGGGCAGCGATGCCTTCACGATGTACTACTACGCCCGGCCGGGGCGGCTTTGTGCGTCCTGCACGCCGGTCAACGCGGATCTGGGAGATATTACGACGGCGCCATGCGGAGCGAGCGTCACGGGAGACTGCGGCTGGGGCGGGAAGTGGATTGCGAGTTTCATCGGCTACCAAGACGTTGTCTATCATTGGGACCTGTGCGCGATGGAACCGTGCAGCGGCGCAAGCGAGTTCGGGGGAACCGACGCCGATGTAGTTATTTTAGACGCCAATTGTGCAATCGTCGAGTGGCACGATGGAATGGAAGAGTGCGGCTATCGTCCCAACGACTACCAGTGGACGTGCCCGGCGAGCGGCAACTACTACGTGGTGATCGCGCCCTATCCGGCCGTGCAAGAAGACACTTTGACCTGCGCAGGACAAGCCGACCAGACGTTCACGCTGGTGTACTGGCGCGACGAAGGCCCGATCCCCGGCGGCGAAACCTGCGATGACGCGACGCTGATCTCCGGCCCATTACCCCGAACGATCCGGTGGAATACCTGTTCCTATGTGAACGACTACGACGTCTAGTGCTGGCAGGGGACGGATAACGGCGCACGAGACGTCGTTTATCAGTATGTTCCCGACGTGGACGAATTCGTGACGTTCAACTTGTGCGGAGCGATGTTCGACGCGAAGCTCTACGTCTTTGCGGATTTCTGCACCGGGACGCCGTGGGCCTGCAATGATATTGACCTGACCGGTACGTGCTCTGAGCCGATGTGGCCGTATCTCCCGTGCGTCGAGCTTCCGGCCGGTCATACCTACTACATCGTGGTGGATGCGGTGAACGAGTGGGAGTGCGGAGACTTTACTCTCGAGATGTCGCCTTGTACTCCTATTGAAGGCGACGTCATCCAGACGGCCTGGACCATCCCGTCGCTGCCCTTCAGCGACACCGGCAGCACGGTCGGTTTCTATGACCAGTATGTTGAGGATTGTGGCGGTTTCTCCTATTCGCGGGACGTCGTCTATG
Encoded here:
- a CDS encoding OmpA family protein — its product is MKTILTGLFSLLVLVTFTPLAGAEEGDAEGCEGSPLFNRLPNYLITECDERDFNYYEFPVTDDSMRSVEGKYWMVDYYVKEGAKPSSPLATVRNFKAAIEKGGGKVVLINDTDWPRVSGYFTKNGAETWVYVMPRDLVYGYTIYIVEQEEMKQEITSNVMMDSLNATGRIALAITFDTGKSTIKDESQPILEQMVDLMKNNPELKVEIQGHTDNVGKADANLKLSDERAQAVMRVLLDHEIAADRMTAKGYGDTRPVADNATDEGKAKNRRVELVKK